A genome region from Candidatus Dormiibacterota bacterium includes the following:
- a CDS encoding HAD family hydrolase yields MAAIRALIFDFDGLIVDTEVPIFRAWQRIYREHGQELPLERWLTIIGTASGPFDPVIDLARKTGTKLDEAELKALEVLYYQEATALQQLLPGVIDYLVAARQLGLKTAVASSSTRKWVMDHLNRFGIGGHFDAIVCREDVKRTKPDPDLYLTTLERLGARPDEAIAFEDSSNGIHAAKAAGLYCVVVPNLLTVDLDLTEADLRLLTLEALPLREVIKEASGARKRGR; encoded by the coding sequence ATGGCGGCCATCAGGGCGTTAATCTTCGACTTCGATGGGCTGATCGTTGACACGGAGGTGCCGATCTTTCGGGCGTGGCAACGGATCTATCGCGAGCATGGCCAGGAGCTGCCCTTGGAACGGTGGCTCACGATCATTGGCACCGCATCCGGGCCCTTCGATCCCGTGATTGACCTGGCCAGGAAAACCGGCACCAAACTCGACGAGGCGGAGCTCAAGGCGCTCGAGGTTCTCTACTATCAGGAGGCCACTGCCCTGCAACAGCTTCTGCCCGGGGTCATCGATTACCTGGTCGCGGCCCGCCAGCTCGGGCTCAAGACTGCCGTCGCATCGAGCTCCACGCGCAAGTGGGTGATGGATCACCTCAACCGTTTCGGGATCGGCGGGCACTTCGATGCCATCGTGTGTCGAGAAGATGTGAAGCGGACCAAGCCAGACCCCGATCTTTACCTGACAACGCTCGAGCGGCTCGGCGCGCGGCCAGACGAGGCGATCGCCTTCGAGGACTCGAGCAACGGGATTCACGCCGCGAAGGCGGCCGGACTCTACTGCGTCGTCGTGCCCAATCTGCTGACCGTCGACCTGGATCTCACCGAGGCTGACCTGCGCCTGTTGACGCTCGAAGCCCTGCCACTGCGCGAAGTCATCAAGGAGGCCAGCGGGGCGCGCAAGCGGGGACGGTGA
- a CDS encoding DPP IV N-terminal domain-containing protein, with the protein MKTAARSQITPEQVAHFPRPGMAIPGKIRYSPDATFITYLFSERGDLARDLWSLDLASGRRQRFLSPPGETVTEENISHEETLRRERLRLRETGITDYIWAEKANVMLLPLRGELYGWAEGSVSRLAGGGVIDPTITDDGRRIFFVREGDVWTIERAQERRLTSHPPGTTNGLAEFVAQEELDRLSGYWPSPRGDMVAFEQVDESRIPVFPIVHQAKAALEIEEHRYPFAGAENARVRLGVVSVDGGAATFLGLGSDEGYIARVDWHPDGRLLVQWLSRDWKRLELRAYSPFPARGGGSEWGTLLIENQEPWINLHNDLRVIESTGEFTWSSERSGFRHLFLYGPDGTLVRQLTTGAWPAEATVALDQKGRQLYFVGWQQSPLERRLFRVSLDGGEPERLTSEPGMHGVAIAPDFSSFVDVWDSREHPPSITVRSMTGVPQHVIHEAAPVDLDLPPPELHAFRASDGVALHAAIYRPSPDSPPPRAGEGQGGGGAPVIVSVYGGPGPQMVSDSWAQTVDLRAQMLAQQGFVVLKVDNRGSARRGLAFEAPIARRMGQIEVRDQAEGVSWLETLGFADISRVGIYGWSYGGYMTMMALATAPDVFRAGVAGAPVTFWEGYDTAYTEKYMGTPQKNAEGYRLGSPLTHIDRLQGKLLVIHGMIDENVHFRHTARLMQALIDAGKPFESLLYPNERHMPRSEHDRVDMERRILEFFQRNL; encoded by the coding sequence ATGAAAACGGCAGCGCGAAGTCAGATCACCCCCGAACAGGTCGCGCACTTTCCACGACCCGGGATGGCGATCCCCGGCAAGATCCGGTATTCGCCGGACGCAACCTTCATCACCTATTTGTTCAGCGAGCGTGGCGACCTGGCCCGTGATCTGTGGAGCCTGGACCTTGCCAGCGGACGAAGGCAGCGGTTTCTCTCGCCGCCCGGCGAGACGGTGACCGAGGAGAACATCTCTCACGAGGAGACGCTTCGGCGCGAACGTCTGCGCTTGCGGGAGACGGGCATCACCGACTACATCTGGGCCGAGAAGGCGAACGTCATGCTGCTACCACTGCGGGGCGAGCTCTACGGCTGGGCCGAGGGGTCGGTCTCACGCCTCGCGGGCGGGGGGGTCATCGATCCCACGATCACGGATGACGGCCGTCGGATCTTCTTCGTTCGCGAGGGCGATGTCTGGACCATCGAGCGGGCCCAGGAACGCCGGTTGACCTCGCATCCACCCGGCACGACCAACGGGCTGGCCGAGTTCGTGGCCCAGGAGGAGCTCGATCGTTTGAGCGGATACTGGCCCTCGCCCCGCGGGGACATGGTCGCCTTCGAGCAGGTCGACGAGTCGCGCATTCCGGTCTTTCCGATCGTGCACCAGGCCAAGGCGGCGCTCGAGATCGAGGAGCACCGCTATCCATTTGCCGGAGCGGAGAATGCCCGAGTCAGGTTGGGCGTGGTCTCCGTCGACGGCGGTGCGGCGACCTTCCTGGGCCTCGGCAGCGACGAGGGCTATATCGCACGGGTCGATTGGCATCCCGATGGTCGCCTGCTGGTCCAGTGGCTCTCCCGGGACTGGAAACGCCTCGAGCTCCGTGCTTATTCTCCCTTTCCCGCTCGCGGGGGAGGGTCAGAGTGGGGGACGCTCCTGATCGAGAACCAGGAGCCCTGGATCAACCTGCACAACGATCTGCGCGTCATCGAGTCGACCGGTGAGTTCACCTGGTCGTCCGAGCGGAGTGGCTTTCGACACCTATTTCTATATGGGCCCGATGGGACACTCGTCAGGCAGCTGACCACGGGCGCGTGGCCGGCCGAGGCGACGGTGGCCCTGGACCAAAAAGGGCGGCAGCTCTATTTCGTCGGCTGGCAGCAGAGCCCACTCGAGCGCCGCCTCTTCCGCGTCTCGCTCGACGGCGGGGAGCCGGAGCGGCTGACATCGGAGCCGGGGATGCATGGCGTGGCGATCGCGCCGGACTTCTCGAGCTTCGTTGACGTCTGGGATAGCCGGGAGCATCCGCCGAGCATCACGGTGCGGAGCATGACCGGTGTGCCACAGCACGTCATCCATGAGGCAGCGCCGGTCGATCTCGATCTACCGCCACCCGAGTTGCACGCATTTCGGGCAAGCGACGGCGTTGCGTTGCACGCGGCCATCTATCGACCGAGCCCAGATTCCCCTCCCCCGCGCGCGGGGGAGGGTCAGGGTGGGGGCGGCGCGCCGGTGATCGTCTCGGTCTACGGCGGGCCGGGGCCGCAGATGGTCAGCGACAGCTGGGCGCAGACGGTGGATTTACGGGCGCAGATGCTGGCTCAGCAGGGCTTCGTCGTCCTCAAGGTCGACAACCGGGGCTCAGCGCGGCGCGGCCTGGCATTCGAGGCGCCGATCGCCCGCCGCATGGGCCAGATCGAAGTGCGCGATCAGGCCGAGGGTGTGAGCTGGTTGGAGACGCTCGGCTTCGCGGATATTTCTCGAGTTGGGATCTACGGATGGAGCTACGGCGGCTATATGACCATGATGGCGCTGGCCACGGCGCCGGACGTTTTCAGGGCAGGAGTGGCCGGGGCGCCGGTCACGTTCTGGGAGGGGTATGACACCGCGTACACCGAAAAATACATGGGCACGCCCCAAAAGAATGCGGAGGGGTACCGGCTCGGCTCGCCATTGACGCACATCGACCGGCTGCAGGGAAAGCTGCTCGTCATCCACGGAATGATCGATGAGAACGTCCACTTCCGGCATACGGCCCGCCTGATGCAGGCGCTGATCGATGCCGGCAAGCCGTTCGAATCGCTGCTCTACCCCAACGAACGGCACATGCCGCGGTCCGAGCACGATCGGGTCGATATGGAGCGGCGCATCCTCGAGTTCTTTCAGCGCAATCTGTAA
- the mgrA gene encoding L-glyceraldehyde 3-phosphate reductase — MDMMPDGDRYAQMPYRRSGRSGLVLPAIALGLWQNFGGDRPIETQRAIIRRAFDLGITHFDLANNYGPPYGSAEENFGRILQVDLAGRRDQLVISTKAGYDMWPGPYGIWGSRKYLLASLDQSLRRMGLDYVDIFYSHRFDPETPLEETMGALDTAVRQGKALYAGISSYSAGRTKEAAAILRQLGMPLLIHQPSYSLLNRWIEKDLLDVLGMEGVGCITFSPLAQGLLTDRYLKGIPAGSRASQSGSFSKDLLTEETLARVKALNQIAQRRCQTLAQMALAWTIRDPRVTSTLVGASSVAQLEQNIGALDNLQFSADELREIDRYATDSGINLWATSSRE, encoded by the coding sequence ATGGACATGATGCCGGACGGCGATCGCTACGCCCAAATGCCCTACCGGCGAAGCGGTCGCAGCGGTCTCGTGCTGCCGGCCATCGCGCTTGGCCTCTGGCAGAACTTCGGCGGTGACCGCCCGATCGAGACGCAGCGTGCCATCATCCGCCGCGCCTTCGACCTTGGCATCACCCACTTCGACCTGGCGAACAACTATGGCCCGCCCTATGGCTCCGCTGAGGAGAACTTCGGCCGCATTCTTCAAGTCGACCTCGCGGGGCGCCGCGATCAGCTCGTGATCTCCACCAAGGCCGGGTACGACATGTGGCCGGGGCCGTATGGTATCTGGGGATCGCGGAAGTACCTGCTGGCCAGCCTGGACCAGAGCCTCCGCCGGATGGGGCTCGACTACGTCGACATCTTCTATTCGCATCGGTTCGACCCGGAGACCCCGCTCGAGGAAACGATGGGCGCGCTCGACACCGCGGTGCGCCAGGGCAAGGCGCTCTATGCGGGCATCTCTTCCTACTCGGCGGGTCGCACGAAAGAGGCGGCTGCCATCTTGCGCCAGCTGGGGATGCCGCTGCTTATCCACCAGCCGTCCTACTCGCTGCTGAACCGGTGGATCGAGAAGGATCTCCTCGACGTCCTGGGCATGGAAGGAGTTGGCTGCATCACCTTCTCGCCGCTGGCGCAGGGCCTGCTGACCGACCGCTATCTGAAGGGGATCCCCGCCGGCTCGCGAGCCAGCCAATCGGGCTCGTTTTCAAAGGACCTGCTGACAGAGGAGACGCTCGCCAGGGTCAAGGCACTGAACCAGATCGCGCAGCGGCGCTGTCAGACCCTGGCCCAGATGGCGCTCGCCTGGACGATCCGCGACCCTCGGGTGACCTCGACGCTGGTCGGCGCGAGCAGCGTCGCCCAGCTGGAGCAGAACATCGGTGCGCTCGACAACCTTCAGTTCTCGGCGGACGAACTCCGGGAGATCGACCGCTACGCCACCGACAGTGGCATCAACCTCTGGGCCACCTCTAGCAGGGAGTAG
- a CDS encoding carbohydrate kinase, which produces MVVVCGEALIDRIPGTDSPGGGPYNTARALARLGIPTQFLGRLSTDALGRRLRDLLAADGADLSLTSFGPEPSTLAIADVDPDGHAAYRFIIDGTSAPNLTRQMLPASLSSGVRALHVGTLGLVFEPIAPTIAGLVEREHENLLVMVDPNIRAAALNGTAGYRARLERIIAESTIVKASDADMAWLYPEVELVSAARALLAHGPSLVVVTLGADGAFGVCAGTEVRVPAPMVDVVDTIGAGDAFGAGLLAWLFDHDRLSRDLHLEREELGAALEFACLVASITCTRAGADPPRRTELHFP; this is translated from the coding sequence ATGGTAGTCGTGTGCGGCGAGGCGCTCATCGACCGGATTCCTGGCACCGACTCCCCAGGTGGCGGGCCCTACAACACCGCCAGAGCCCTCGCACGCCTGGGAATTCCAACCCAATTTCTCGGGCGCCTCTCGACCGATGCTCTCGGCCGGCGGCTGCGCGACTTGCTGGCGGCCGACGGCGCCGACCTCTCCCTCACCAGCTTTGGTCCCGAGCCGTCCACGCTCGCCATCGCCGATGTCGACCCCGACGGCCACGCTGCCTATCGCTTCATCATCGATGGGACCTCCGCTCCCAACTTGACCCGGCAGATGCTGCCGGCTTCGCTTTCCTCCGGTGTCCGCGCGCTGCATGTCGGCACCCTCGGCCTGGTGTTCGAACCGATCGCACCGACCATCGCCGGACTGGTCGAGCGTGAGCACGAGAACCTACTCGTGATGGTCGATCCGAACATCCGGGCGGCAGCCCTCAACGGGACGGCAGGCTATCGAGCGCGGTTAGAGCGAATCATCGCGGAGAGCACGATCGTCAAGGCGAGCGATGCCGACATGGCCTGGCTCTATCCGGAGGTCGAGCTCGTATCAGCCGCCCGTGCCCTGCTGGCTCACGGCCCCAGCCTTGTCGTAGTGACCCTCGGGGCGGATGGGGCCTTCGGGGTCTGCGCCGGCACGGAAGTCCGCGTGCCAGCTCCGATGGTTGACGTCGTCGATACCATCGGCGCCGGGGACGCCTTCGGCGCCGGCCTGCTTGCCTGGCTCTTCGACCACGACCGCCTGAGCCGGGATCTGCATCTGGAGCGCGAGGAACTCGGTGCCGCCCTCGAGTTCGCCTGCCTGGTCGCCTCGATCACCTGTACCCGGGCCGGCGCCGACCCGCCGCGTCGCACCGAGCTGCACTTCCCCTAG
- a CDS encoding DUF4013 domain-containing protein, protein MNPITWVQGLNGTTLIVVICVLMFVEETGVPLPFAPGDLVLAIAGIAVAGGRVNPAALVIAVAVSITVGAIIGREVGQLLGWDRLMRVAEPLHARKPLERAASMLQRGGWRAVFTARLIPGLRVYTTQVAGVSRMPLRTFLVGLLPANVVYIAGFVGLGAAFGRPILALIQLAEHQLLIALLVLVVLVVVFFLARAPLRRTLASLQAAGWTGPLRFSLGSVGVVIILACLGLNFAGRAIAVTFGLPLFLDSIGTVLAGVVGGPWVGGSVGFISNLVSSNTVDPIAAPYSIVSFAVGFVAGLARYLNWQKRASGWVALWLITFVIASVVSTPLNFLISGGKSGVRLGDSVYNALNGAHAPRVIAALLGEAAVDLPDKLITVVAALLIAQGLPEARTTRPSADLDLGEALTFVVRSEHWVRKLLAGAACILFFWLIVPFLLLTGYSVRITRVVRAGSHELPPWDHRWQLTKEGFKFFVIVLIWIIPSVLLSIPSTVVSDQSSVAGEVAGAVSAAGSVWGLLVTLLEPAIISQYMDRGFLGALNPVAVVRRARVNLALSLVVGALVFALATIGFIGLVALAVGVLVTLPYASYVAAYLTGRYARLTESPPLRAEPI, encoded by the coding sequence GTGAACCCGATCACCTGGGTTCAGGGTCTCAACGGCACGACCCTGATCGTCGTGATCTGTGTCTTGATGTTCGTCGAGGAGACGGGCGTGCCGCTGCCCTTTGCCCCTGGTGACCTGGTCCTGGCCATCGCGGGCATTGCCGTGGCCGGCGGTCGCGTGAATCCCGCGGCGCTGGTGATCGCCGTTGCCGTGAGCATCACGGTGGGTGCCATCATCGGTCGCGAGGTGGGCCAGCTCCTTGGCTGGGATCGGCTGATGCGGGTGGCCGAACCGCTGCACGCCCGTAAACCATTGGAGCGCGCCGCGAGCATGCTGCAGCGCGGTGGTTGGCGCGCCGTTTTCACGGCCCGCCTCATTCCCGGCTTACGCGTCTACACGACACAGGTCGCCGGCGTGAGCCGGATGCCCTTACGGACGTTCCTCGTCGGCCTGCTTCCGGCGAACGTGGTCTACATCGCGGGCTTCGTCGGACTGGGCGCGGCCTTCGGCCGTCCCATCCTGGCCCTGATCCAACTGGCGGAACACCAGCTGCTGATCGCGCTCCTGGTTCTCGTCGTCCTCGTCGTCGTGTTCTTCCTGGCGCGCGCCCCGTTGCGGCGGACGCTGGCGTCGCTCCAGGCGGCGGGCTGGACCGGCCCGCTACGATTCAGCCTCGGCTCGGTCGGGGTCGTCATCATCCTTGCGTGCCTCGGCCTGAACTTTGCCGGTCGCGCGATCGCTGTCACCTTTGGGCTTCCGCTCTTTCTCGATTCGATCGGGACCGTGCTGGCCGGCGTCGTCGGCGGTCCCTGGGTGGGCGGCAGCGTGGGATTCATCAGCAACCTGGTCAGCTCGAACACCGTCGACCCGATTGCGGCGCCCTACAGCATCGTCTCGTTCGCGGTCGGCTTCGTCGCCGGGCTGGCTCGCTATCTCAACTGGCAGAAGCGGGCGAGCGGCTGGGTGGCGCTCTGGTTGATCACCTTCGTAATCGCATCCGTGGTGTCGACGCCACTCAACTTTCTGATCAGCGGCGGCAAGAGCGGCGTCCGACTCGGTGACTCCGTCTATAACGCGCTCAACGGTGCCCATGCCCCGCGGGTCATCGCCGCGCTACTTGGTGAGGCTGCCGTCGATCTCCCCGACAAGCTGATCACGGTGGTCGCCGCGCTGCTTATCGCCCAGGGACTGCCGGAAGCGCGGACCACGCGGCCCTCCGCCGACCTCGACCTGGGGGAGGCCCTCACCTTTGTCGTCCGGTCCGAGCACTGGGTTCGCAAGCTGCTCGCCGGCGCGGCCTGCATCCTGTTCTTCTGGCTGATCGTTCCCTTTCTGCTGTTGACCGGCTATTCCGTGAGGATCACGAGGGTGGTGCGGGCCGGCTCCCATGAGCTTCCACCCTGGGATCATCGCTGGCAGCTCACCAAGGAGGGCTTCAAATTTTTTGTCATCGTGCTGATCTGGATTATTCCGTCCGTCCTCCTCAGCATCCCGTCCACCGTCGTCAGCGACCAGTCGTCTGTCGCTGGCGAGGTTGCCGGCGCTGTCTCAGCAGCCGGCAGCGTGTGGGGGCTGCTGGTGACCCTGCTGGAGCCCGCCATCATCAGCCAGTACATGGACCGCGGGTTTCTCGGTGCCTTGAACCCGGTGGCCGTCGTCCGCCGCGCACGCGTCAACCTGGCGCTGAGTCTCGTGGTCGGCGCGTTGGTCTTCGCGCTCGCGACCATCGGGTTCATCGGCCTCGTCGCGCTGGCGGTCGGCGTGCTGGTGACGCTTCCCTACGCGAGCTATGTCGCCGCCTACCTGACCGGCCGCTATGCCCGCCTAACGGAATCGCCTCCGCTGCGAGCCGAACCGATATAG
- a CDS encoding nitroreductase/quinone reductase family protein has translation MNKDTSSSAPIKRPSGITRWMLRTFIPVGVFMYRRGMSRKMGKMQQVLLTTTGRKSGQPHTVPLGAVREEDGWVVIGSFGGADVHPNWWLNMVANPNVTLQVNDEVMKARMQEITNPADYERVWNTVVATMKGYDNYTKKTSRKIPSAGFAPSSGRGEPAGPFSGWLSRR, from the coding sequence ATGAACAAGGACACGTCTAGCAGCGCGCCGATCAAACGCCCCAGCGGCATCACCCGCTGGATGCTTCGTACGTTCATTCCGGTTGGAGTCTTCATGTATCGGCGTGGCATGAGTCGCAAGATGGGAAAGATGCAGCAAGTTCTGCTGACGACCACCGGCCGCAAGAGCGGACAACCTCATACCGTGCCGCTCGGCGCCGTTCGTGAGGAGGATGGCTGGGTGGTCATCGGATCATTCGGCGGCGCTGATGTTCATCCGAATTGGTGGCTGAATATGGTGGCGAACCCGAACGTCACCCTCCAGGTGAATGACGAGGTCATGAAAGCCCGAATGCAGGAGATCACGAACCCCGCGGACTACGAACGGGTCTGGAATACGGTGGTGGCGACTATGAAGGGATACGACAACTACACAAAGAAAACATCGCGCAAGATCCCCTCGGCTGGCTTCGCCCCGTCTAGCGGGCGCGGCGAGCCGGCGGGCCCTTTTTCCGGGTGGCTTTCGCGGCGGTAG
- a CDS encoding TfoX/Sxy family protein produces the protein MSPMTMPKPSEQAKAAFLQLVPPDPAVTTRPMFGNLAGFVNGNMFCGLFGEDLFVRVSDDDQAKVRKQGGRAFEPMPGRAMTGYVVVPGDWQKKPDATRAWIVTALVWTRTMPAKDKSKAAKRAAPKKATAAKATRKKGPPARRAR, from the coding sequence ATGAGCCCGATGACCATGCCCAAGCCGAGCGAGCAGGCGAAAGCGGCCTTTCTGCAGCTGGTGCCTCCCGACCCGGCGGTCACGACCCGCCCGATGTTCGGCAACCTGGCCGGGTTCGTCAACGGCAACATGTTCTGCGGACTGTTCGGCGAGGACCTGTTCGTGCGGGTATCCGACGACGACCAGGCCAAGGTCCGCAAACAGGGTGGCCGGGCGTTCGAGCCGATGCCCGGTCGGGCGATGACGGGCTATGTCGTGGTGCCGGGCGACTGGCAGAAGAAGCCGGACGCAACGCGCGCCTGGATCGTGACTGCGCTTGTATGGACACGCACTATGCCGGCAAAGGATAAGTCCAAGGCGGCGAAGAGAGCCGCGCCCAAGAAAGCTACCGCCGCGAAAGCCACCCGGAAAAAGGGCCCGCCGGCTCGCCGCGCCCGCTAG
- a CDS encoding DHA2 family efflux MFS transporter permease subunit translates to MSVNIRKTEIEPSAQGRAGRWWALAALVISGLVIGLDTTVLITALPTLSSKLGASTSDLQWIAAAYTLTLGGLLLPGGVLGDRYGRKRLLLVGLAIFGVSSVIASQATTAPELIAMRALMGVGAALILPLSLSILPSMFTAEERPRAISFTAAGAFLGLPLGPLLAGWLLTHYAWGSVFLINAPVVVIALIGVWFLVPEGKDPHPRPFDWVGGLLAVIGVTALVYGVIEQPIHGWTDGRVLAGIIGGALVLTAFVIWDLHHPAPFVDLHNFRNRGFTWATMAFVVTGFGLFGVMFILTPYIQIVLGNDAQATGIKLLPLIGGVIVGAGLGNVLAARLGARVGVSAGLALTAAALVGFSQIGADTSFAPVAAALAVIGIGIGIALPTTLDIILSTLPPTQTGAGSALTRALQQIAATFGVAILGSILNNAYQSQIAPHLATLPSQAREVALSSVAGAHAIAAHLPPSAGGVVVRAANEAYAHGMSEVMLVSAGLVLATAIAIAAFLPSRITAMTAGDD, encoded by the coding sequence ATGAGCGTCAACATCCGGAAGACCGAAATCGAACCGTCCGCGCAGGGCCGCGCTGGCCGCTGGTGGGCTCTAGCAGCCCTCGTCATCAGCGGCCTCGTCATTGGCCTGGACACGACCGTCCTGATCACCGCCCTCCCCACCCTCTCGTCGAAGCTGGGCGCGAGCACCAGCGATCTACAGTGGATCGCGGCGGCCTACACGCTGACGCTCGGCGGCCTGTTGCTTCCTGGCGGTGTCCTTGGCGACCGCTATGGCCGCAAGCGTCTGCTCCTGGTTGGGCTCGCCATCTTCGGTGTCTCGTCGGTCATCGCGAGCCAGGCCACAACGGCACCCGAGCTGATTGCCATGCGCGCGCTGATGGGTGTTGGTGCGGCGCTCATCCTGCCACTCTCCCTCTCGATCCTGCCCAGCATGTTCACCGCGGAGGAGCGCCCTCGCGCGATCAGCTTCACGGCGGCCGGGGCCTTTCTCGGCCTGCCGCTGGGCCCGCTCCTCGCCGGCTGGCTGCTAACCCACTACGCGTGGGGATCCGTCTTCCTGATCAACGCTCCCGTCGTGGTCATCGCTCTGATCGGCGTCTGGTTTCTGGTGCCCGAGGGCAAGGATCCGCATCCGCGACCCTTCGACTGGGTCGGCGGGTTGCTTGCGGTCATTGGCGTCACTGCGCTGGTCTACGGCGTCATCGAGCAGCCGATCCATGGTTGGACGGACGGTCGGGTGCTCGCCGGCATCATTGGCGGGGCGCTCGTACTGACGGCCTTTGTCATCTGGGACCTTCATCATCCGGCACCCTTCGTCGACCTCCACAACTTCCGCAACCGGGGCTTCACCTGGGCCACGATGGCCTTCGTGGTCACCGGCTTCGGCCTCTTCGGCGTGATGTTCATTCTCACGCCCTACATCCAGATCGTCCTCGGCAACGATGCCCAGGCGACCGGAATCAAGCTGCTGCCGCTGATCGGCGGGGTCATCGTCGGTGCCGGCCTGGGCAACGTCCTGGCGGCGAGGTTGGGCGCCAGGGTGGGCGTCTCGGCCGGATTGGCCCTGACCGCTGCCGCTCTGGTCGGTTTCTCGCAAATCGGCGCAGACACCTCGTTTGCCCCCGTTGCGGCTGCGCTCGCAGTTATCGGCATCGGCATCGGCATTGCGCTCCCGACAACGCTCGACATCATCCTGTCCACCCTTCCGCCCACACAGACGGGGGCGGGCTCGGCCCTGACCAGGGCGCTGCAACAGATTGCCGCGACGTTCGGGGTGGCGATCCTTGGGAGCATTCTGAACAACGCCTACCAGTCGCAGATCGCACCTCACCTGGCGACATTGCCCTCCCAGGCTCGCGAGGTGGCGCTGAGCAGCGTTGCCGGCGCCCATGCAATCGCCGCGCATCTGCCACCATCGGCGGGTGGCGTGGTGGTGCGCGCTGCCAATGAGGCTTATGCGCACGGAATGTCGGAGGTGATGCTGGTCAGCGCCGGCCTGGTGCTAGCGACAGCTATCGCCATCGCCGCGTTCCTGCCCTCACGCATTACTGCCATGACCGCCGGAGACGACTGA